GAACTCGACGTCTATAGGAACATTCACACGTCCGGCCTGAAGGAAGACACAATGGTTGGACGTCTCGTCGGCGTAGTTCACGAGAATAAGCATGACAGCACActgggcttgctgctgcggtaCATTGACCACCGTGGGACGCTCTATGACGCGGTGCAAGGTAACCCGCCTGGCCAACTTCGGCACAAGTGGGCGGCACAGATCGAGAAAGCGGTGCACGAGCTGCATCGTATTGGTAGTGTTTGGGGCGATGCGAAGCCGGAGAATGTACTCGTTGACCGAGACGACAACGCTTGGATAACCGACTTCGAGGGCGGGTATACATATGGCTGGGTTGATCCTGGCGTTGCAGGGACGGTGGAGGGGGACCTGCAAGGCTTGCAACGAATCATCAGATTCATCTTTGATGGGCCGCAGGGCGATATTGAGAGGGTTCCTTAGACTAGAGAAAAAGGGCTCTACGAATAATACTACAGCTCGAGAAAGCGTGCTCTTTTCTTTGTAAAAAAAACGAGCGTACTGTGAATGCAGACAAAAGTCATCATTTCAATCATTCCCTATCCAGGATCCGAACCCCATACCCCAGTTGCAGTTGCAGTCTCAAACCCAATGCAGCGGCGCATCCCTAGTTATAATACAAGAAtccgacatggccgaggccagcgtGGCGGCAGCTATCCACCGCGTACCTCTGCTTCCCTCGAAATGACCTCAAACGCGCGCCGAGAATGCAATCCAATCATGCCCGCAAGCACGCACTCCGTTTTCCGCCGCGACCTCATCACCCAAATCCAAGACCCGTAAGTCTTAGGTACCGACGGACGAGCGCGAGCTATCACGAAGCCAACGATGCCGAGCGCTGGAATCCATGCTGACCTTGTCCAAATTGCTACCCGTCTTCGACCGACTCAACAGGAGCCCGCCGGCTTCAACTAGGCAGCATCGTGGATGCCTTCCCAAGTAAAGTTGTCACTGTTGCTGGTCACATCCCGTACCGTCATACCGGTGATGTTTAGCACCGTCATCTctacctcctcctccgtcatcGCTTGTCCGGCGGCCTTTTGCCCCTCCAGGACATCATAGAGGCTGTAAATCTGGTCGTTCTTGACCTCGAGGCGCTTCAGCAGCGTCCGGATGCCCTCTGCGAGAGAAAGCCTGTCACGCCGACCGATAGACTTGTCCGCGCCGTTATATGCTGCCTGCATGCGAGAAAGCTCGAGCTGCATATGATGGGACTCATCTTCCAGGCCCTTGATGACGAGGGCCAACGCGTGACCAGGGGCTTGCGAGGGCCGCATCGTCGGATCGTCCGCGGTCAGGTCGCGGTCGGTAACGGGCACTGGCCGGGGAACGGTGACGCGCTTCTTGCCCGAAGCGGCTTCGGTCGCGGAGATGACACCACGGTGCGATGTGATTCTAGTGCAAACTATGCAGTTGCGACAATTATGCTCGCACAGTCCATCCAGCACGCGGCGTGCATCCTTAGAGAGCGCCGGGCAGGTGTCGTGATTAAGCTGCTTCGCATGCTGAGCGGCTAGATCAGTCTCCAGAATGATCTTTTGTGAAGTTTGCGAAGTACGGCGGATTTTAtgagcttggccagcctGGTCCTGCAATTGCTGCGACTGGCGTTGGTTTTTCAGAGATAGGTTCAGGGAGATGGCCTGATCTTCAGTTGGGTTGTCCATCGACTGCAGGCCAGTTGTGTCATCAACGTCGTTGAAAGGGTCCATGACCGGGCCCTTCTGGCTGTGTTGCGAGTTTGAGCGACTGCGGCGCTTGCTCTTGTTTGCCACATTCCTGTCGCTTTGCGTCGTCGTTTCGGGTATGGAGAATGCAACCTTTTGACCCTGGGTAGTCTGTTTTGGCTTGCTCTTggtcttcttcgtctcgcgGGTCGTATCCCGAGCTGATATTGCGTTAACGTGGGTTGTTGGCGTCTTGTAGCTTTGGGAAGTGAGCTCGGGCTGGATAGGAACATCTTTGGTCTGGGTGGCCTCGGTCGGACCAGACTCATTCGTGTCTATTGTAATATCCGGAACGAAGAAGGCCGACGTCATGTTCTCCTCTGTCTCCTCGTCAAGACGGGCAGAGAAGTCGTCCTTGGGAATTGGGCGGCAGTGGTCGAGTTGCTGCTTCAACAGCTCAACGTCATCTTTGAGCTTCAGATTCTCGTCGTGCAGGTCGTGAATGCTGCGCTCGAAGCCAGAGTTTTCACGACGTAGCATCTTGTTTTCGCTGAAGTACTTGTCGTTGTGACGAACAAGGCTCTCGTTGTCCTCCTGCAGGGTCGACTTTTCCTGACGCAAGGTGTCGATCTCTTCACGGGCAGCGTCAAGCTCGTGTTGGGCTCCGTCTAGGTTTTCGCGCAGGCTCTCAATCTCCTCGGACATGGACTCGTTGTTCGCACGAAGCGACTTGTTCTCGCTCACAAGAGAGCCATCCTCGCGTCGCGCGCTCTTATAGTGCGATCGGAGTGACTCAATCTCTTCCTCCAGCTCTACTTGCCTCTGGCGAAGAGCCTCGTTGTCCTTCCGCAACGTTGAgttctcgagctcgagcgcgtcgcgcCCATTCTTCAACGAGATGAGATCGCGGCGTAACGTGTCATTGTCCTGTCGCATCTGGTCCGTCGTCTCTTGCTGCTTATGCGAAGACTCCAGCGCCTTTTCTCTGTGGCTCAATTTGCGCGTGAGCTTGCTGATATCGTCGCAAGCGCTCTGTAGTCTGCTGACAGCGCGGTCTCGCTCGTGGGCAAGTGAAACGTTCTCGAATTCTTTGTCGCTATACTTTCGCGTGGCCTGGTCCAAGCGAGTCTGTAATGCTGCAACTTCTATTTCCAATTCTGCGGCCACAGCAGTCAGCTCCCGGCTCAAATGCGAGGCTCTGTGGTCAAGACTTACGATTCTTACGGGCCACGAGCTTGTCGTCCGCGTAGCCGTCGCCACCAGAGCGCTTGGAGGATCTGAGCTGGGCCTCAAGGTTTTCAACATCCCGCTGGAGGCTCTCAGCATATTCTTGCACCTTGTCGTGGTGCTCCTGGAGAGAAATAATCTCGTCACGGATCATATCCATGGACACGAAGATCTTTTCTTCATCTTCTGGGATCTGCAATCCGTCGACCTGGGCGTGTGCAGCGACAGAAGGACGCTCTTGCCGATCGTGCACCTTGCCGTTCTTGACAAAAATGGGAACGCCGTTCTTCATGGAGCCGCTGAATTTGAGGGTTCCCGTGACGAAATCACCGAGGTGTGAAACATCGGGCATGAAGAAAGAACGAGCGTGGGACGCGTCATGCCCAGGACTGGTCATAGAGCCCGGTGACGGGGGGACAGCGGTCAGACTTGACTTGGCGGAAGAGAGCAGCGGCGAGTGGCTGCCACGCTGGTGATCCCTCGACGCGTCTCGTGGTGGAGGAGACGCGTGTCGTAGGCCATTGAGGGCCTCGGAAATGGActgtcgccgctggccaGGTATGGCATGATCTGATGGATTTCGCGCATGTACCTTGGTCAGAGGGCTGGATTGCCTCACGTTGGCGGCCGTCACATGGCGAGGCAGCGCGTGGGCAGGGGACTTGGAGATGAGGGAGGACAAGTCGGATTCGTTTTCGACACGCGGCTGCATCTCGGCACGCGCCTTTTTGGATGCAGCCCAAACGTCCTGAGTGGAATCGTCGTTGAGGACGGTCGGGCGGTTGTTCTCCAGCGTGGCCAACGGTCTCGTGTCGGTATCGTCATGGTGCGCGTCTCGTGCCTTGGGCAGAGAGAAGAACTCGGGCCATTTGCGATGCGCAGCCTCCCAGTTGATAGGGAGCTTCTTGGACGCGGTGATGCGGGCAATGTCCTCGTTGAGTCGGCGCGTCGACTCACCGTCGGGGTCGGAGAAGACGGAGGACATGGTCGGGCTGACGGTGCCATGGGAgccggtggaggagggcggaGAGTTGAAGGGATTCGCGCGGTTCGCATTCATCTCCCTTAAGATGCGTGAGCGATACCTGTTAGCTGTGTCGGTCTCCATGGCTGTCGTCGGATcacgcgtcgtcgagcggaGCGCGATTGCGGCAAGCTTGGAGCCAATGGAGACGAGGTCGGACACGCGTGAGCGTGTACTACGTGTTGTGGGAAAGCAATGCGGCTCGAAGATCTATGAAGCAGGCAGTGCAAAAGGATGCGAGTAGCTGGTGCGCGTCGCGAGGTATATCGAGGGGGGCTCAGTGGAAGTCGGAAGGAagagtggaggaggatgtgtgtgtgtgtgtggatgATGAGCGTCAGGAAGCAGGCAAGCCCGGGCCGTTCCTGCTCGTCCAGATTTGGAGCAAAGTAAACAAGCCAGACGCGGTAAGTGGGGACTGGGGAGGATGGAGGCTCCAGCCACAGCAGATCGGCAGGCACCCCCAGGGCACCGCCACATGGGGCGTCGACAAGGTGTGTGCGGTTATCCCACTTTTGGCCCTTTGGGGTGCCTCTCCGTCCAAACCTTGTCAGGAATCATCAAACCGACTCTGTGTCAGCCCGATGCGCACATAGAGAAACACGCCGTTTCAGCATGCAGCTGAAGTGTCCAAAcgaccgtcgccggccacgaccaACACGCACTTTGAGTGGCCTACTGCAGCCTCACGCCCATGTGCGGACGCTTCGTGCCGTATGAGGCCATCGAGACGGTGCGGACAGTGGCATCACACGCAATCATGACTTGACATTTCGTCTCTTGACCCAATCACCCGAGCCGGACATGCGATGGCATGGAAAGCACGTAGCGACCATCCGAGGACCAGGACACATGCCGCGGCTTGGGGCGACCAACTGCTCCTGGCCTCGCGATCCTCGG
This region of Purpureocillium takamizusanense chromosome 9, complete sequence genomic DNA includes:
- a CDS encoding uncharacterized protein (COG:S~EggNog:ENOG503NX4A), which produces METDTANRYRSRILREMNANRANPFNSPPSSTGSHGTVSPTMSSVFSDPDGESTRRLNEDIARITASKKLPINWEAAHRKWPEFFSLPKARDAHHDDTDTRPLATLENNRPTVLNDDSTQDVWAASKKARAEMQPRVENESDLSSLISKSPAHALPRHVTAANVRQSSPLTKVHARNPSDHAIPGQRRQSISEALNGLRHASPPPRDASRDHQRGSHSPLLSSAKSSLTAVPPSPGSMTSPGHDASHARSFFMPDVSHLGDFVTGTLKFSGSMKNGVPIFVKNGKVHDRQERPSVAAHAQVDGLQIPEDEEKIFVSMDMIRDEIISLQEHHDKVQEYAESLQRDVENLEAQLRSSKRSGGDGYADDKLVARKNQLEIEVAALQTRLDQATRKYSDKEFENVSLAHERDRAVSRLQSACDDISKLTRKLSHREKALESSHKQQETTDQMRQDNDTLRRDLISLKNGRDALELENSTLRKDNEALRQRQVELEEEIESLRSHYKSARREDGSLVSENKSLRANNESMSEEIESLRENLDGAQHELDAAREEIDTLRQEKSTLQEDNESLVRHNDKYFSENKMLRRENSGFERSIHDLHDENLKLKDDVELLKQQLDHCRPIPKDDFSARLDEETEENMTSAFFVPDITIDTNESGPTEATQTKDVPIQPELTSQSYKTPTTHVNAISARDTTRETKKTKSKPKQTTQGQKVAFSIPETTTQSDRNVANKSKRRSRSNSQHSQKGPVMDPFNDVDDTTGLQSMDNPTEDQAISLNLSLKNQRQSQQLQDQAGQAHKIRRTSQTSQKIILETDLAAQHAKQLNHDTCPALSKDARRVLDGLCEHNCRNCIVCTRITSHRGVISATEAASGKKRVTVPRPVPVTDRDLTADDPTMRPSQAPGHALALVIKGLEDESHHMQLELSRMQAAYNGADKSIGRRDRLSLAEGIRTLLKRLEVKNDQIYSLYDVLEGQKAAGQAMTEEEVEMTVLNITGMTVRDVTSNSDNFTWEGIHDAA